One window from the genome of Dongia rigui encodes:
- the gloA gene encoding lactoylglutathione lyase produces MSNRLLHTMIRVMDLDKSIDFYTRHLGMKLLRRKDYPSGEFTLAFVGYGDEDDNSVIELTHNWGRKEPYEIGTAFGHLAVGVEDIYGTCDKLAKEGVKIPRPAGPMAHGGSVIAFVEDPDGYKIELVQK; encoded by the coding sequence ATGTCGAACCGTCTGCTCCACACCATGATTCGCGTCATGGACCTCGACAAGTCGATCGATTTCTATACGCGCCATCTTGGCATGAAGCTGCTGCGCCGCAAGGATTACCCGTCGGGCGAATTCACGCTGGCCTTCGTCGGCTATGGCGATGAAGATGATAACAGTGTCATCGAGCTCACGCACAACTGGGGCCGCAAGGAGCCTTATGAGATCGGCACCGCGTTCGGCCATCTCGCCGTCGGTGTCGAGGACATCTACGGGACCTGCGATAAGCTGGCCAAGGAAGGCGTCAAAATTCCGCGCCCCGCTGGCCCGATGGCGCATGGCGGCTCGGTCATTGCCTTCGTCGAGGATCCGGACGGGTACAAGATCGAATTGGTCCAGAAGTAA
- a CDS encoding methyl-accepting chemotaxis protein, protein MKISTRLLLHGLANIVVATGLMAVVVLYVVYQGSMRQLAEVNGAARQHIVNVLSDTTMPTDADLAKLAGEIGGDISVWRDGKFLATSVTEPTVRADLEALLNATETAAELARNPAYEVPPTLDLPLSDIHLTSVFRKGNDIVALSRDSDVFLGTFIDLLVAFSILGVGGAILSGLGLFWSVRHSLRPLLLLSDSMTALAQDRLQVDVPARDRHDEVGLMARAVQVFKEMALKRHQMEAEQNQLREQASSERRNAMLTLASRLEGEVQQAVGGLRSAAGQLGETAATLDRSARVAANQAQDATEAVVEAEAGAQQVAASADELANAITAITENVEGARNRVQKTVSVADHTNNTVSQLHVAAQQIGEIVTLISEIAGSTNLLALNATIEAARAGEAGKGFSVVASEVKSLANQTARATEDITRQIGDIRRSAEESAQAIGAIQASMHETSAATSSITEAVERQEASTQNMAGSIRHMVDGTKRVSGSITDVRAIVGETSGVARQMLDMAADMEKKVQVLDAAVRQVLTELRAG, encoded by the coding sequence ATGAAGATTTCAACCCGCTTGTTGCTGCACGGCCTGGCGAACATCGTCGTCGCCACCGGCCTCATGGCTGTGGTCGTGCTCTATGTCGTCTATCAGGGCAGCATGCGCCAATTGGCCGAGGTGAACGGCGCCGCGCGCCAGCATATCGTCAATGTGTTGAGCGACACTACCATGCCGACCGATGCGGACCTCGCCAAGCTGGCGGGCGAGATCGGCGGCGATATATCGGTCTGGCGCGATGGCAAGTTCCTGGCGACGAGTGTCACCGAGCCCACGGTGCGCGCTGATCTGGAAGCCCTGCTGAACGCCACCGAGACTGCGGCAGAACTGGCGCGCAACCCGGCCTATGAAGTCCCACCGACGCTCGATCTGCCGCTGTCGGACATTCACCTCACCTCAGTCTTTCGTAAAGGCAACGACATCGTCGCGCTGTCGCGGGATTCGGACGTGTTCCTGGGTACCTTCATTGACCTTCTGGTCGCCTTCTCGATCCTGGGTGTTGGTGGTGCGATCCTGTCCGGCCTGGGGCTCTTCTGGTCGGTACGACATTCGCTCCGGCCATTGCTGCTGTTGTCGGACAGCATGACGGCACTGGCCCAGGACCGCTTGCAGGTCGATGTCCCGGCTCGCGACCGCCATGACGAGGTGGGGCTTATGGCGCGTGCCGTCCAAGTGTTCAAGGAGATGGCCCTGAAGCGCCATCAGATGGAAGCGGAGCAGAACCAGCTGCGCGAACAAGCGAGCAGCGAGCGGCGCAATGCCATGCTGACCTTGGCCAGCCGGCTGGAAGGCGAAGTGCAACAGGCTGTCGGCGGCTTACGGTCTGCGGCCGGCCAGCTGGGTGAAACGGCGGCAACGCTCGATCGATCCGCCCGGGTGGCAGCCAATCAGGCACAAGATGCCACCGAAGCGGTCGTCGAGGCAGAGGCCGGTGCGCAGCAGGTGGCAGCCTCGGCGGACGAACTCGCCAATGCCATCACGGCGATCACGGAAAATGTCGAGGGTGCCCGCAACCGCGTGCAGAAGACCGTCAGCGTGGCGGACCACACCAACAACACCGTTTCGCAATTGCATGTCGCAGCCCAACAGATTGGCGAGATCGTCACGCTCATCAGCGAGATCGCCGGCAGCACCAACCTGTTGGCGCTCAATGCGACGATCGAGGCGGCGCGCGCCGGGGAAGCCGGCAAGGGTTTCTCGGTCGTGGCGTCCGAGGTCAAAAGCCTTGCCAATCAGACGGCGCGGGCGACGGAGGATATCACCCGCCAGATCGGCGATATCCGCCGCTCGGCTGAGGAATCGGCACAGGCCATCGGCGCCATCCAGGCAAGCATGCATGAGACGAGTGCGGCCACCAGCAGCATCACAGAGGCAGTCGAGCGCCAGGAAGCCTCGACCCAAAACATGGCCGGCAGCATCCGGCATATGGTCGACGGCACCAAGCGGGTCAGCGGCAGCATTACCGATGTTCGCGCCATTGTCGGCGAGACCAGCGGTGTTGCCCGCCAGATGCTCGACATGGCAGCCGACATGGAAAAGAAGGTCCAGGTGCTGGATGCCGCGGTACGCCAGGTCCTGACCGAGTTGCGCGCTGGGTAA
- the gltA gene encoding citrate synthase, producing the protein MAGKSSSKKTVAAKAKKVAKSAKPAARSKTVDSGIKPAAPKAYASVAVKDSRNGKSFELPIVKGTVGPDVVDIRKLYGEHGLFTYDPGYGSTGSTQSSITYIDGDVGVLTHRGYKIEDLAENSDFMEVCYLLLEGELPTAKQKAEFEKNITYHTMLHEQIARFFSGFRRDAHPMAVMVGVVGALSAFYHDSTDIHDPRQRMIASHRLIAKVPTIAAMAYKYSVGQPFVYPQNELSYAENFLRMTFAVPAEEYKIDPVVAKAMDKIFILHADHEQNASTSTVRMAGSSGANPFACIAAGIACLWGPAHGGANEAVLKMLAEIGHKDNIKDYIGKVKSKQDNTRLMGFGHRVYKNYDPRASVMRKSCHEVLDALGKRNDPLLQLAMELEKIALSDDYFISHKLYPNVDFYSGIILQAIGFPTSMFTVLFAVARTVGWVAQWKEMIEDPTQRIGRPRQLYTGYGERPYVPMNKRK; encoded by the coding sequence ATGGCTGGCAAATCGAGCTCCAAGAAAACCGTTGCGGCGAAAGCCAAGAAAGTCGCCAAGTCGGCAAAGCCGGCGGCTCGATCAAAGACGGTCGACAGCGGGATCAAGCCGGCCGCACCCAAGGCCTATGCATCGGTCGCGGTGAAGGACAGCCGCAACGGCAAGAGTTTCGAGTTGCCGATCGTCAAGGGCACCGTCGGCCCCGATGTCGTCGACATCCGCAAGCTCTACGGCGAGCATGGCCTCTTCACCTATGATCCTGGCTATGGTTCCACCGGCTCGACACAGTCTTCGATCACCTATATCGACGGCGATGTCGGCGTACTGACGCATCGCGGCTACAAGATCGAGGACCTCGCCGAAAACAGCGACTTCATGGAAGTCTGTTACCTGCTGCTGGAAGGGGAATTGCCGACCGCCAAGCAGAAGGCCGAGTTCGAAAAGAACATCACCTATCACACCATGCTGCACGAGCAGATCGCGCGCTTTTTCTCCGGCTTCCGCCGCGACGCGCATCCGATGGCCGTCATGGTCGGCGTGGTCGGCGCCCTCTCCGCCTTCTATCACGACAGCACCGACATCCATGATCCGCGCCAGCGCATGATCGCCTCGCACCGCCTGATCGCCAAGGTGCCGACGATTGCCGCCATGGCCTACAAATATTCAGTCGGCCAGCCGTTCGTTTATCCCCAGAACGAACTCTCCTACGCCGAAAACTTCCTGCGCATGACGTTTGCGGTACCGGCCGAGGAGTACAAGATCGATCCGGTCGTCGCCAAGGCAATGGACAAGATCTTCATCCTTCATGCCGATCACGAGCAGAACGCCTCGACCTCGACCGTCCGCATGGCCGGTTCATCGGGCGCCAATCCGTTTGCCTGCATTGCGGCCGGCATCGCCTGCCTCTGGGGTCCGGCCCATGGCGGCGCCAACGAAGCCGTCCTTAAAATGCTGGCCGAGATCGGGCATAAGGACAACATCAAGGACTATATCGGCAAGGTGAAGTCCAAGCAGGACAATACCCGGCTGATGGGCTTCGGCCACCGCGTCTACAAGAACTACGACCCGCGCGCCTCGGTGATGCGCAAGTCCTGCCATGAAGTGCTGGATGCGCTGGGCAAGCGCAACGATCCGTTGCTGCAGCTTGCCATGGAACTGGAAAAGATCGCCCTCAGCGACGATTACTTCATTTCCCACAAGCTCTATCCGAACGTCGATTTCTATTCGGGCATCATCCTGCAGGCGATCGGCTTCCCGACCTCGATGTTCACGGTGCTGTTCGCCGTAGCGCGCACGGTCGGCTGGGTCGCACAGTGGAAGGAAATGATCGAAGACCCCACCCAGCGCATCGGCCGCCCGCGCCAGCTCTATACCGGCTATGGCGAGCGTCCCTATGTGCCGATGAACAAGCGCAAGTAA
- a CDS encoding ABC transporter ATP-binding protein, producing the protein MLHVENLIFDYPGHRALNNVSLVLERGTITALVGPNGAGKSTLMRLCAALDQPFSGTVRLDDLDVHANPRAAHRRMGFLPDFFGLYDELTVRQGLMYRAAAQGVPRAQRRTVAEGAAERLEITDRLGQKAGTLSRGLRQRLAIAQAVLHEPTFLMLDEPASGLDPSARIGLSGVLRNLARDGMTILVSSHILAELEDYSTHILMLRQGQVVDHAPLAVMGTVTERRVEIRLDFARPVAELRKRLLAIGGIEVLSCGVDDAIVMSDPDPSTRATMLAAVLAAGLPLASFAPERRSLQDIYLARMKAATERPPLRLVGPQ; encoded by the coding sequence ATGCTTCATGTCGAAAACCTGATCTTCGATTATCCCGGACACCGCGCCCTCAACAATGTGTCGCTGGTCCTGGAGCGTGGGACGATCACGGCGCTGGTTGGCCCGAATGGCGCCGGCAAATCGACCTTGATGCGGCTCTGTGCCGCCCTGGACCAGCCCTTTTCCGGCACCGTCCGCCTGGACGATCTTGATGTGCATGCCAATCCGCGCGCGGCGCATCGGCGAATGGGCTTCCTGCCCGACTTTTTCGGCCTTTATGACGAACTGACGGTGCGGCAGGGCCTGATGTATCGCGCGGCCGCCCAAGGGGTGCCGCGGGCGCAGCGGCGCACGGTCGCAGAAGGCGCCGCCGAGCGGCTCGAGATCACCGACCGGCTGGGCCAGAAGGCCGGAACCCTGTCGCGAGGCCTGCGGCAACGCCTGGCCATCGCCCAGGCGGTCCTGCATGAGCCGACCTTTCTGATGCTCGACGAACCGGCGTCCGGGCTCGATCCATCGGCGCGGATCGGTCTTTCCGGCGTCTTGCGCAATCTGGCGCGCGACGGCATGACCATTCTGGTGTCGTCGCATATCCTGGCCGAGCTGGAAGACTATTCGACCCATATTCTGATGCTGCGCCAGGGCCAAGTGGTCGATCATGCGCCGCTGGCGGTGATGGGCACGGTGACCGAGCGGCGGGTCGAGATCCGGCTGGATTTCGCCCGACCCGTTGCCGAACTGCGCAAGCGGCTCCTGGCGATCGGCGGCATCGAGGTCTTAAGCTGCGGTGTCGACGACGCGATCGTCATGTCCGATCCCGATCCGTCGACCCGGGCCACCATGCTGGCAGCGGTGCTGGCGGCGGGGTTGCCGCTGGCATCCTTCGCGCCGGAGCGGCGCAGCCTGCAGGATATCTATCTTGCGCGCATGAAGGCGGCGACGGAACGGCCGCCTCTGCGGTTGGTGGGGCCGCAATGA
- a CDS encoding ABC transporter permease, with product MSRALARPYLLLSPAILSLSLLMVAPILFVLAYSFWLRSAEGLDTPAFQFGNWASFLSDSFYWLALYSTFKTALLTTAVCIVLGYPTAYFLARAEIRNRGLLLFLMFLPFWVSYIIRTMSWINVLGKNGFVNAVLVGIGVTDEPLKLLYNDFSVIMGLVYFQLPYMIINVYVSLDGIDRNLESAARVLGCTPWQSFREVTLPLSLPGLGAGSLLCFVLAAGSYVTPRLLGGTDTLFFPDLIYEAIISQLDWPFGSVLSIVMLVALGLVIAVYNRFMSLSDVYRSFAR from the coding sequence GTGTCACGGGCGTTGGCGCGTCCCTATCTGCTATTGTCTCCGGCAATCCTGTCGCTGTCGCTCTTGATGGTGGCGCCGATCCTCTTTGTCCTGGCCTATTCGTTCTGGCTGCGCTCGGCTGAGGGGCTCGATACACCGGCGTTCCAGTTCGGCAATTGGGCGAGTTTTCTTTCCGACAGTTTCTATTGGCTGGCGCTTTACAGCACCTTCAAAACCGCGCTGCTCACGACGGCGGTCTGCATCGTGCTGGGCTATCCGACCGCTTATTTTCTGGCCCGGGCCGAGATCAGGAACCGCGGCTTGCTGTTGTTCCTGATGTTCCTGCCGTTCTGGGTCTCCTACATCATCCGCACGATGTCCTGGATCAACGTGCTGGGGAAGAACGGCTTCGTGAATGCGGTCCTCGTCGGCATCGGCGTCACCGATGAACCGTTGAAGCTGCTCTACAATGATTTCTCGGTGATCATGGGCTTGGTCTATTTCCAGCTGCCCTATATGATCATCAATGTCTATGTCAGCCTCGACGGCATCGACCGGAATCTGGAATCGGCTGCGCGCGTGCTGGGTTGCACGCCCTGGCAGAGCTTTCGCGAGGTGACCTTGCCCCTGTCGCTACCAGGGCTGGGTGCCGGGTCGCTGCTCTGTTTCGTGCTGGCGGCCGGTTCCTATGTGACACCGCGCCTGCTGGGTGGCACGGACACGTTGTTCTTTCCCGATCTCATCTACGAAGCCATCATCTCGCAGCTCGACTGGCCATTCGGGTCGGTCCTCTCCATCGTGATGCTCGTCGCGCTGGGCCTGGTGATCGCGGTCTATAACCGCTTCATGAGTCTCTCCGACGTCTATCGGAGTTTCGCGCGATGA
- a CDS encoding ABC transporter permease → MSTAAARKPGEGRLGWALLRICSIAVYVFMFAPIVVVILLAFNSSRSGAFPMEGFSLQWFGKLFANQSIVDAFKTSLILAATSGALATIIGVMAALALVRYSFTGKEGIQTFLSLPLLMPEVVMGVALLMFLKFLSMPRSFAVLLLGHTVLSLPYVVLVVQARLVGLRASYEEAAWSLGANRIQTFFEVTLPLISPAIVGGFLFAATLSFDNITATLFWKKPGIETVPTKIFAMLRTSISPEINALGAVMIVITILLPLIGGYMVRRFAKAR, encoded by the coding sequence ATGAGCACGGCAGCGGCGCGGAAACCGGGAGAAGGGCGCTTGGGCTGGGCCTTGCTGCGGATCTGCTCGATCGCCGTCTATGTCTTCATGTTCGCGCCCATCGTGGTCGTGATCCTGCTCGCCTTCAATTCGTCGCGCAGCGGTGCCTTCCCGATGGAGGGCTTCAGTCTGCAATGGTTCGGCAAGCTGTTCGCCAACCAATCCATCGTCGATGCCTTCAAGACCTCGCTGATTCTGGCCGCCACGTCGGGGGCTCTTGCCACGATCATCGGCGTGATGGCGGCGCTGGCGCTGGTGCGCTACAGCTTCACGGGCAAGGAAGGTATCCAAACCTTCCTGTCGCTGCCGCTGCTGATGCCTGAAGTGGTGATGGGTGTCGCCCTGCTGATGTTCCTCAAATTCCTCAGCATGCCGCGCAGCTTTGCCGTGCTGCTGCTCGGCCACACCGTGTTGTCGCTCCCCTATGTCGTGCTGGTGGTGCAGGCGCGCCTCGTTGGCCTGCGCGCCAGCTATGAGGAGGCCGCCTGGTCCCTTGGCGCCAACCGGATCCAGACTTTCTTCGAGGTGACATTGCCGCTGATTTCACCGGCGATCGTCGGTGGGTTCTTGTTCGCGGCGACGTTGAGTTTCGACAACATCACGGCGACGCTCTTTTGGAAGAAGCCCGGCATCGAGACCGTGCCGACCAAGATCTTCGCCATGCTGCGCACCTCGATCAGCCCCGAGATCAATGCGCTGGGTGCCGTGATGATCGTGATTACGATCCTGCTGCCGCTCATCGGCGGCTACATGGTCAGGCGATTTGCCAAGGCCAGGTGA
- a CDS encoding extracellular solute-binding protein: protein MKKLTDPKRYERLLEAVHSGDIDRRSLLRIIGATAAAVGVTGGPMGFLRKKAMAEVDSIRFDGWGGIVSEAFHNFAFPPFTEKTGIKVVEGEFGDTEEFLSLVKAAQPGDYNLFLVSGVYDYARFCKAGFGDVINEANIPNLANVLPATLEAFRAETGGKLSAVPFDYGVTGLAYNRKYISDEEAKAQGVKLQFDEKYKGKIALYDSFQTRIWMASLLLGQDPQGATDINAIYDSLRKQRELVVKYWSSGQEFIDLMAKEEVIISDGWSGRVAALQQDGHDIGFLNNVGFAWLEGLYVLKGSPMEAAEQLLNFCIEPKVAIAIAEGQNYPSSLDPTKVPMTDKIKSLPAYDDTGKFEGYVWEKAQYWYDNQDAYKKEWDRISKGA from the coding sequence ATGAAGAAGTTGACGGATCCAAAGCGCTACGAGCGTCTGCTTGAAGCGGTTCACAGCGGCGATATCGACCGGCGCTCGCTGCTGCGCATCATTGGTGCGACCGCGGCGGCGGTCGGCGTAACCGGTGGCCCGATGGGCTTCCTGCGCAAGAAGGCCATGGCCGAGGTCGATTCCATCCGCTTCGACGGATGGGGTGGTATCGTCTCTGAGGCGTTCCATAATTTTGCCTTCCCTCCGTTCACAGAGAAGACCGGCATCAAGGTTGTCGAAGGCGAATTCGGCGATACCGAAGAGTTCCTGTCCTTGGTCAAGGCGGCGCAGCCCGGCGACTACAACCTGTTCCTGGTCAGCGGCGTCTACGACTATGCACGCTTCTGCAAGGCTGGCTTTGGCGACGTCATCAATGAGGCGAATATTCCGAATCTCGCTAATGTGCTGCCGGCGACCCTTGAGGCGTTCCGCGCCGAGACGGGCGGCAAACTCTCGGCCGTGCCTTTCGACTATGGCGTTACCGGGCTCGCCTATAACCGCAAGTACATCTCGGACGAGGAAGCGAAGGCACAGGGCGTTAAGCTGCAGTTCGACGAGAAGTACAAGGGTAAGATCGCCCTTTACGACAGCTTCCAGACGCGCATCTGGATGGCGAGCCTGCTGCTGGGTCAGGACCCGCAGGGTGCCACGGACATCAACGCCATCTATGACTCGCTCCGCAAGCAGCGCGAGCTTGTCGTCAAGTATTGGAGCTCGGGCCAGGAATTCATCGACCTCATGGCCAAGGAAGAGGTCATCATTTCTGACGGTTGGTCGGGACGCGTCGCGGCGTTGCAGCAGGACGGCCACGATATCGGCTTCCTCAACAATGTCGGCTTCGCCTGGCTGGAAGGACTCTATGTCCTTAAAGGCAGCCCGATGGAGGCAGCCGAGCAACTGCTCAACTTCTGCATCGAACCGAAGGTCGCGATCGCCATTGCCGAGGGCCAGAACTATCCCTCGTCGCTCGATCCGACCAAAGTGCCGATGACGGACAAGATCAAGAGCCTGCCGGCTTATGACGACACCGGCAAGTTCGAAGGTTATGTCTGGGAGAAGGCGCAATACTGGTACGACAACCAGGACGCCTACAAGAAGGAGTGGGACCGCATCTCCAAAGGTGCGTAA
- a CDS encoding ABC transporter ATP-binding protein, whose protein sequence is MSSVELRKVEKHFAGGVVAVDAIDLDVPDGAFVTLLGPSGCGKTTTLRMVAGLETPTGGEIRIKGQRVNETPIHQRNLGMVFQNYALFPHKSIFDNVAFGLKYRGVTKADIAERVTRALDIVRLPGVEGRFPTQLSGGQQQRIALARALVIEPDVLLLDEPLSALDANLREEMRGEIKAIQQRIGVTAIFVTHDQGEALAMSDLVVVMNKGRIEQRGAPAEVYEHPQSEFVANFLGNANFLPGKVIAVNGKRISVALGDGARIDVADAARALQAGEGVNVIVRAEKIELGRGALTGTIAAVDYLGSTARYDVVLSGGQKVTALATIRDGARRVGEAVSLSIAAEHCRIL, encoded by the coding sequence ATGAGTTCGGTTGAACTGCGCAAGGTCGAGAAGCATTTTGCCGGCGGGGTGGTGGCAGTTGATGCCATCGATCTCGATGTGCCTGACGGCGCCTTCGTGACATTGCTGGGGCCATCTGGCTGCGGCAAGACCACGACCTTGCGCATGGTGGCAGGTCTTGAGACGCCGACGGGCGGCGAGATCCGCATTAAGGGCCAGCGCGTCAATGAGACACCGATCCATCAGCGCAATCTGGGCATGGTGTTCCAGAATTATGCATTGTTTCCCCACAAATCGATTTTCGACAATGTCGCCTTCGGCCTCAAATATCGCGGTGTGACTAAGGCCGACATCGCGGAGCGGGTGACGCGGGCGCTCGACATCGTGCGCCTGCCGGGCGTCGAGGGGCGTTTCCCGACGCAGCTTTCCGGTGGCCAGCAGCAACGCATCGCCCTGGCGCGCGCCCTGGTGATCGAACCGGACGTGCTATTGCTCGACGAGCCGCTGTCGGCGCTCGATGCAAATCTCCGCGAGGAAATGCGCGGCGAGATCAAGGCCATCCAGCAGCGCATCGGCGTCACGGCCATCTTCGTCACCCACGACCAGGGCGAGGCCCTGGCGATGTCCGATCTCGTGGTGGTGATGAACAAGGGCCGCATCGAGCAGCGCGGGGCACCGGCCGAGGTCTATGAGCATCCGCAGTCTGAATTTGTGGCGAACTTCCTGGGCAACGCCAATTTCCTGCCCGGTAAGGTGATCGCCGTGAACGGCAAGCGCATCAGCGTGGCGCTGGGCGACGGCGCCCGCATCGACGTGGCCGATGCCGCGCGTGCGCTACAAGCGGGTGAGGGGGTAAATGTCATTGTCCGCGCCGAGAAGATTGAACTCGGCAGAGGCGCTCTCACTGGCACCATCGCGGCGGTGGATTACCTTGGCTCTACCGCCCGTTACGATGTGGTTCTGTCGGGTGGCCAGAAAGTGACCGCGCTGGCGACGATCCGTGATGGCGCCAGGCGTGTGGGGGAAGCGGTATCGCTTTCCATAGCCGCAGAGCACTGCCGAATCCTTTGA
- the gor gene encoding glutathione-disulfide reductase has translation MSQFDYDLFVIGGGSGGVRAARIAAGHGAKVAVAEESRLGGTCVIRGCVPKKLLSYAAHFHEDFEDARNYGWTVGEATFDWATLIANKDKEIDRLNGIYKKLLSGSKVELLESRAVITDPHTLNVGGKRVTAKNVLIAVGGWPERPRIPGIEHSITSNEAFHLARLPKDVVIVGGGYIAVEFAGIFNGLGTKVTQLYRGAQILRGFDDDVRHFLAAEMAKKGIAIKTEADVTRIDKTGDRLSVTLKSGETLSCDAIMYATGRRPKTDGMGLGEVGVKLKENGAIAVDAASQTTVPNIHAVGDCTDRVNLTPVAIREGHAYADSIFGNKPWHVDHKTIASAVFSHPPVGVVGLSEADARKEGRELDIYKADFKPMKHTISGRDERTLMKLVVDRKTQVVLGAHMVGIDAPEIVQALAIAVKMGATKQQFDAAVAVHPTAAEEFVTMRTPVG, from the coding sequence ATGTCCCAGTTCGACTACGATCTCTTTGTCATCGGCGGCGGTTCCGGTGGCGTGCGCGCCGCGCGCATTGCGGCTGGGCATGGCGCGAAGGTTGCGGTCGCGGAAGAGAGCCGGCTCGGCGGCACCTGTGTCATTCGCGGCTGTGTGCCAAAGAAGCTGCTCTCATATGCCGCCCATTTCCACGAGGATTTCGAGGACGCGCGCAATTATGGCTGGACTGTGGGCGAGGCGACCTTCGACTGGGCGACGCTGATTGCCAACAAGGACAAGGAAATCGACCGGCTGAACGGCATCTACAAGAAGCTGCTCTCAGGATCGAAGGTTGAGCTGCTGGAATCTCGCGCCGTCATCACCGACCCGCACACGCTCAATGTGGGCGGCAAGCGGGTGACGGCGAAGAACGTATTGATCGCGGTCGGTGGCTGGCCAGAGCGGCCGCGTATTCCCGGGATCGAGCATTCGATTACGTCGAATGAGGCCTTCCATCTCGCGCGTCTGCCCAAGGACGTCGTCATCGTCGGCGGCGGCTATATCGCCGTCGAGTTTGCTGGCATCTTCAACGGCCTCGGCACCAAGGTTACACAGCTTTATCGCGGCGCGCAGATCCTGCGCGGCTTCGACGACGATGTCCGGCATTTCCTGGCGGCTGAGATGGCCAAGAAGGGCATTGCGATCAAGACAGAGGCGGATGTCACGCGCATCGACAAGACGGGCGATCGCCTCAGCGTCACGCTGAAGAGCGGCGAAACGCTGTCCTGCGATGCGATCATGTACGCGACCGGCCGGCGCCCGAAGACCGATGGCATGGGGCTCGGGGAGGTTGGCGTCAAACTGAAGGAGAATGGTGCGATCGCCGTCGATGCCGCTTCGCAGACCACTGTGCCGAACATCCATGCTGTCGGCGATTGCACCGACCGAGTCAATTTGACGCCGGTGGCCATTCGCGAAGGGCATGCCTATGCGGATTCGATCTTCGGCAACAAGCCATGGCATGTCGACCACAAGACCATTGCCTCGGCTGTCTTCAGTCACCCGCCGGTCGGCGTCGTCGGCCTTTCCGAAGCAGACGCGCGGAAAGAGGGCCGGGAACTCGATATCTATAAAGCCGATTTCAAGCCGATGAAGCACACGATTTCGGGCCGCGACGAACGGACACTGATGAAACTCGTGGTCGACCGCAAGACGCAGGTTGTCCTCGGCGCACATATGGTGGGCATCGATGCCCCGGAAATCGTCCAAGCCTTAGCGATCGCCGTGAAGATGGGCGCGACCAAGCAGCAATTCGATGCGGCCGTCGCCGTGCACCCGACCGCGGCGGAAGAGTTTGTCACCATGCGGACACCGGTCGGCTGA